TTGTCAGCCTCTCCACAAAGACTGCTAATGCTAATGAACGGTTAGTGacaccagaaaagaaaataatcaggaATAGTCCATCACCTCAGAGCACCAAGAGACCATTTATTGACGTCAACAGTGTTGAGCGTGTCAAGGGGTCATATTCATCTCGGCCCGGTGATCAAGATGCAGACACACCGCAGAGCACCAAGAGGCCATATATTGCAGTCAAGACTGATGAGTGCCCATCACACCTCAGTGATAGAGATACTGACATTTTTGATGGCAAAAGTAAAcacaatgatgaaaatgatccATATATTTTTAACTCCAGTCTTGACTGTGATACCTATGACAAAAGAACCAAGCGAGATGAAAAGAACTCCATCTTTCCAAAGACAAGTGCCGTAAAGTCATATCCCAACAAAAAGAAGCAGGTTGACATCTCCCGACCAAGACTCCTGGTAGATGTTATGCCAGATAAGGTAGAAAAAGCTTATGGGGTCAACTATAAATCtgaagcagaaaaagagaatgtGCCTGCACAGACGAGAGAACTGGTGTCTTCGCCTGAATCTGCCATCAAGAGGCAATTCATTGCAGCCAAGACTGAGGAGTGTGCCAAAGTGTCTTTTCCATCACACACCAGTGAGCGAGATACAGTTACTTTTGATGGCAAGAAGAAAGTGAGTGACGAGAATGATCCTTATAATTTTTGCTCCAGTCTTGATTCTGATACTTCTGACAAAAGAGCCAAGCCAGATATTGACAAGGAGAACAGCATCTTTCCAAGGACAAGTGCCATGAAGTCGTATCCTAGCAAGAAGAAGCAGGTTGATATCTCCCGATCAAGACTCCTGGCAGATATTTCCCCAGACAAGGTGGAGAAGGCTTACGGGCCCAGCTTTAACTTTGAGGCTGAAAAGGAGAATGTGCCAGCAGAGACCACAACAACAGGAGACTTACTGACTGCCCCTGAACCTGCCACCACCCTACCACACCTCATTGGGTGAGTACATGTGAATATTATGGTTGCTGTTATCAAAATTAATACATAATAATGATTCTTGAAAAACAATTAAATGAATATGGTCATGTAAAAAGTTTCTCCTTTGACATAACTTTTGTAAAGGAAGTGATAAAAGGAATTTATAAATCATGGTTCAAGAAATTTTGAGTGAAGAAAGGCAATTTCTATATTATGTCTCAAAGATTCATTAAAATCAATCAGAGAATACATAGAAAATGATGATGTGTGACTTTACTTTAGCTTGGATTTGAAAAAAGAATGCTAAAAACTACTTTACTTTAGCATGGAACTGAAAAAAGAATGCTAAAACTGATTACATTTGATAGTTgcttatgcacacacacacacacacacacacacacacacacacacacacacacacacacacacacacacacacacacacacacacacacacacacacacacacacacacacacacagttgtgtgaaataattatcaaagaaaaatgggttaaacatgtggaagaagaacaagtcatatcgaacagacaatttgggttcaggacaggacggtcatgtgtgtcaaacttattaagcttctacttgagagtaatgaaggactggaaagcagagatggatgggtggacacagtatacttgaacataaaaaaaggcttttgataaagtccctcgtggaagactactttggaaactagagaacataggaggactgtgaggaattTTATTAGAATAGACaaaggattatttgaaggatggAGATATAtgctcatcttggggtaaagtaacaagtgaagTGCCACAGAGGTCAATGTTACCCcctattatgtttcagatttatgtaaatgacattcacaatggataaacagttatattaatttatttgctgatgatgcaaagctgcaagagttatcaaaatccggtaggactgtttgctgttactggaagatgtaaacaaaatctattagtggagtaagaagtggaaattggagttcaatgccaagaaatgtcatgtaatcgtactaggaaagagcaaaagaagactggtatggaactatctgatgggaggggaacaaataatgaagactaaagaggaaaaagatctggtaGTGATtgtacaggaaaatctgaaccccaaataacacataagcaagatatttggattatcatataaaatgttgagtaatataagagtggcatttaaattcatggacaaagatatgatgaaaaaattatcacaagcatgatacatccaaagctgaaatatgcagctgtggtatTGTCTCCCAactctaaaaaagatatgagaaaattagaagagatacagaagattgcttttttttttttttacattacaagggcactggccaagggaaaacaaagtgttggaataaaaaaaaatcccgctggttgccaggccctgttaagaggaaagtagaaagagaaaaaacaaaaaaatctaaaaggagggtccagttaacgtaagaggtgtcttgacactcctcttttgaaagagtttaagtcataggcaggtggaaatacagacacaggtagagagttccagagtttaccagtgtagggaatgaaggagtgaagatactggttaactcttgcattaggaagatggacagaatagggatgagaagaagtagagagtcttgtgcagcgaggccgcaggaggggaaggcatgcagttagcaagttcagaagagcagacagcatgaaaacagcggtagaagacagataaagatgcaacattgcggcggtgacttaaagaatcaagacagtcagttagaggagaagagttgataagacgaaaagctttagattccaccttgtttagtaaagctgtgtgtggatcccccagacatgagagccatactccatacacgggcggataaggcccttgtacagagcaagcagctgggagggagagaaaatggacgaagacgccataggacacctaacttcttggaagctgatttagcaagagtagagatgtgaaatttccagtttagatttttagtgaaggatagaccgagtgtgtttaatgtagaggagagggaagttgagtgttattgaagaagagaggatagttgtctggaaggttatgtcgagtagatagttgtagaaattgagtttttgaggcattgaacaaaaccaggttttctctgccccaatcagaaacaagtgaaagatcagaagttaggcgtcctatagcatctcgccttgagtcatttaattgttgttgggttgggcgtctgttgaacgctgttgaataatgcagggtggtatcatcagcataggagtggatagggcattgagtcagatttaggagatcattgatgaataatagaaagagagtgggtgataggacagaaccctgtggaacaccactgttgatagttttagggaagaacagtgaccgtctactacagcagcaatagaacgatcggaaaggaaactggagatgaaggtacagagagaaggatagaatccgtaggagggtagtttagaaattaaagatttgtgccagactctatcgaaggctttcgatatgtcaaggccgacagcaaaggtttcaccgaagtccctaaaagaggatgaccaagattcagttaggaaagtaagaagatcaccagtagatctgcctttacggaaaccatactggcaatcagagagaaggttgtgagctgatagatgcctcattatcttcctattaaggatagactcaaaggctttagaaaggcaggaaatcaaagctatagggcggtagttagaaggattggagtggtcaccttttttagggacaggttgaatgtgagcaaacttccagcaagaaggataaatagaagtagagagacacagatgaaagagtttgaccaggcagtgagcgagttcggaagcacagtttttgagaacaacaggagggactccatccggaccgtaagccttccgagaatcaaggccagagagggccaggaaaacgtctttataaagaattttaattttagggatgaagtagtcagagggtggaggagtaggaggaatatgcccagaatcatccaaagttgagttggtagcaaaggtttgagcgaagagttcagctttagaaaagaagagacagctgtagagccatctggatgaagtaaaggagggaaagacgaagaagtaaagttgttagagatattattggctagatgccagaaatctcgagaggagttagaattggaaagactttgacattttctattgatgaaagagtttttagtaagttggagaatagatttggcatgattacgggcagaaatatatagggcatgagtttcagcagttggatggctacggaaccgtttgtgagccgcctctctatcattgacagcacgagaacaagcagagttaaaccaaggctttttagctttagggttagagaaagtatgaggaatgtatagctccatgccagagataatcacctctgttatgcgctcggcacaaagagaaggatctctgacatgaaaacaataatcatcccaaggaaatcagaatagtactgccttagttcctcccacttagcagagttaaaatgccagaagcacctccgcttaggcgggtcctgaggctgcactggagtgatagaactggtaacggaaattagattgtggtcggaggagcccaacggagaggaaagtttaacagagtaagcagaagggttggaggttaggaaaagatcaagaatgttgggcgtgtctccaaggcggtcaggaatacgggtagggaacttcactagctgctctaggtcatgaaggatagcaaagttgaaggtttgttcaccaggttggtcagtgaaagaagatgaaagccaaagctggtggtgaacattgaaatccctaaaatggagatctcagcaaaaggaaagtgagataagatgtgctccaccttggaagtcaaatagtcaaagaattttacatagtcagaggaattaggtgagaggtatacagcacagatgaatttagttagagagtgacattgaagtcttagccagatggtagaaaattctgaagattcaagattgtgggcacgagagcaagtggtgtcgttacgcacgtatgcgcaacatccagctttggattgaaaatgaggatagagcaagtaggagggaacagaaaaggggctgctgtcagtagtcacagacaactgtgtttcggttaggaagagaagatgaggtttagtagaggagaggtggtgttccacagattgaaaattagaacgaaggccacgaatgttgcagaaattgatagtgaaagtattagatgaagtgtcaagacacccaaggtcgacagcagagggcagtccgacctggggacatttatggtcccctccccagagggggactccgaggcagggcgtggtgaagccattattaaattttgatttgaagagagtgtaaaagtgtaaggtgttgtagtgtagtgtaggaagtagtagaagttgtctttagagggcaggctgcagcttctcaattgtataaatgagaccacaaagggaaccgggaagagaggacacggggaatcactcagtctgcagcactgcctacatccccgtaagtacctctcctggagtattccaccgggcggcaggtgactactgcctactccagtaaaagctacaaagatggtgctggaactaaggacctaacatatgaagaacggctgaaggaaatgggactgccaaccttacaagatagaagagaacagagacctaataacaatgcacaagatagtcaatggcattgagaAGATacacaaggaagacctggttctggtgacagaagaatatagaaggacaagaggacatataaagatcaggatgaggcagtgtgtgaaggatattgaaaatacagttttccacatagaatggtggagaagtggaatgcactgaataatgaagttgttacagcacataatgtgcataactttaaggaaaaattggataaatgaaggcatggagacaggacactatgagccttgcttgaaccctgtacaatacaagtaggtaaatacacgcgcacgtgcgcacacacacacacacacacacacacacacacacacacacacacacacacacacacacacacacacacacacacacatacacacagcttaTTAAACCATCTtgcattatttatattatttctgtTTGCAGATTTCCTAACTATGGCAATACCTGTTACCTGAATTCAGTGGTTCAAGCTCTGTTTGGATTGTCACCCTTTGTCGGGGACTTGCAGATGGTGTCTTCCCAGCTCAACTTGCCCaccacctccctttcctcagGTCTCAATCAAGTTGTAGCTACTCGCAAGAAGGGACAAGTGCCATTGGTGAAACAGTCATTGAAGTAAGTATTCTTACATCTTTCCTGCATCTCTCATGGGAGGTTGAGATGTAGTCTTTTGCAGGGAGCTAAGATGTAGGCAGTCATGATGTGAAGTGAAATTAAGATTGCTGGCTTTGGTTCTAGGATGTTGAGATGTTTTAGCATAATCAGTATTGCTTGTTGCTAATATGTATGGCCACTTCATTCCCATGTTATCACACACTCATCCCAGATTCTGCTTACAAGTACTTAAGTGATTTCCAATAGATACAGGACAAACCAGGTTACTGTGGTGAAGTAAAAGTCATAGAACACAAACCAGTGCTATTGCCATAGTGTCAACCGGGGAAAATTGGACCGTCCAACGAACCGGTACAATTCGGACCGCCTCATTCTTATTtacaataaattcatatataaatttctttttgaaATTTTGAGCATTTCACGATAGAAAGTaactattttcacatttcttgtgtaggtttgataaaaaaattgatacaggaaagaaattacAATTATATGACTGAAAGCATTGAATCGtagccccccaaaaaaaagtgcGGCAAAGTTTTTTTTACCAAATCAGCGGTTTCGGCAAACTTTGTTGTGGCGGTCAGATGCGGCTAACTATCCTCTTCCAAATTGATGATTATAGAGTGTTTTACCTCTACTTTAACATGATTTCATCAGCAATACTTTATTTAGCTTCGTTTACCCACAATTAATGCTCACTTTTTGGTTCAATTTACCCCGGTAAGGAAAATGCGGCTGGAGGAAATCGAACCGGTAGTTTTTAGTGTgcaattgtttatattttgaaaaTATGCATTAATATTTTGCCCTATGCCATCTTTGGCTTATAAAGGGGATTGCTTAGACTCATTATATACCCAATAATGTTATTAGGATAATTAGGGTAATTTAGGGAAATTTTTAATGAAGACTATAAGCCTATAAATATAAAGGACTTCAAAAAGCTAGGAATTGTCCGCTCACACTATCTCTACAGGCTAGCGAGCAATAGCGAGCTCAATAATctatagaaaaatgaatgtggaaaccaaTGAGCAGTATTTTTATACAAAAAATCAGCTCCCTGTTGCTTGCTAGCCAgcagagtgggaaggaaaattaacgtGACCAGTCTTTTGACACCCTGAGCCTATACCCTGTTTTTACTCAGCTGATCCTCTTTCGTCTGCTAGGAGTGCCCATTagtaatatatatgcatataatcTGCTTATTATATGCTTATGTATCACTTCATAGGAACCTTATTAAAGTACCTTTCACATTCAGAATAAATAATCTTCTTACTGAATACAATAACTTCAAGTGTTACACCAAAACATTGGCTAAAGTAGCCAAATAAATGAGTAGGCTGTGTAGTCTATGAGTAACAGTTTTTTGTTCTACACTGTTTCTTGccattcattttgttattttgaatgtgaaaggctcaatgtttatgaaataaacctttttatttttttgaggaattatatccatttatatatatatatatatatatatatatatatatatatatatatatatatatatatatatatatatatatatatttgcatttATAAAGGGTGGTTCAAATTACCCCCATGGGTGGTTCAGTTTACCCCGGTGGGGGGGTTCACATtaccccattttttttataactgtgAACCACACTTATTACTTAAAAGCTGAAGAATCTGCTATGAATGATTTTTGTTAGTGATTTAAAGGCAATAACTTGCTTAtgttttcataaaatttttgtaaGTATCTTAATAAATATGGGAACAGTATCAAAGTTTGTCAAAACCTGGTCCAAATGACCCCGGTCGACACTATTGCATAATATTTAACAAAATATCTCCTCAAGATtagtgctttatttttctttgatatttcttATTATAATATTgagtatataattttgttgtaATGAATGTTTTATGTATTCAACATTTAGAACTTCTGTGGTGTAGCAAAATTTCATATTTTAAAGAAGCTTAACTGATGTCACTGTCTCTTTGCAGGACAGTAAAGGAAAATCTTGTGCGTGTTGATGGATCCTTCTCTGGTTTTAAAATGCAGGATGCTAATGAGTTTTTGACTCGTGTCCTCGATACAATAAAGGACGAAATTGATCGCAGCCACATGACCACTCCAAGTCCTAACCGCTCCCTCACCTCTAAGGATGAAGACTTTGATGAAGCACTGTTCCCTGCCATCCCAAGGTGCCAAAAACTCTTGAATAGGGTTGAAAGTAATTTTGAAAATGAAGTGAACATCCACTCCAAAGACAAGAGTTCTGCAATCAATAGGAAAGACATTGAACAGGTGCAGGTGGGACAGAGGGCCTCTGTAGGGCAGGAGACTTCTCTCAGTGAATTGATGTCATCTGAGCCTGAAGCTGAGAGTGAACAACTTCACCTGAGTGTTGCACAGGCCATTACTCCTAGCAAACAGTGTGGTGAGCATACTTTGCCCAGGAATCCCATTAAGGATAATTTTGAGTTTCAACTCTTTGAATCCTACAGGTGCCTTGGGTAAGTGTTCTTGACTGTGATTTATAAGTGGTTATGATTACATGATAATATTATCTTGATGATTCATGGCATTGTTATCATTGTGGTGCATGTGAAATATGTCATTAACATGCAAAACTTTTCATAACATTTTAGTTCCTTGATActtgatgtttatttatttaatagaTACTCTTAACATTGCATGAAAGAATgtgtagtatttttatttgtacaaGTATACTAATATGATGTTAACAAATAGGTGCAatgaagtggaaggaaagaaacaagagtaTTTTGGACTCTATGTGAACTTaccagaggaaaataatgaaagtattCAAGATGCCTTATCAACCTGCATgggtgaagatgagagagacCTCAAGTGTGAGAAGTGTGGCCACAATCGCTCCTCAGTAATGACTTCAATTACCAGATTACCGAGGTGAGTATTTAGCCTAGCATAGTTtcgttttgttgattttttatattatattgtgTCGATTATTGATGATGGTCAATATAGAGGGACATAGATAATTATATATAATTAATCTTGTGTTAGTTGAACTTCTGAAATATGGAAATTCACAGGTTTTGAAATTTCTTTTGGGTTACTTGTAATTTTGCTTTCAGAATACTCATTGTGCAGCTAAAGAGATACGAGTACAAAGCAGACCAGGGAGAAAGCATCAAGAGGTCATGGAGGGTTCCTATCACACGTTGGCTTAATTTAGACGATTATGTTTGTGATgccacaccaccatcattatggAGTCCACAGTCTGCAAGGTAGGTTGCAGCACACCTCATAATTGATGTGCTCAATGCTTCTTGGTTTTCCTTCACAGCATGTAGGCCATGTGGTGCTGACAGTCCCTCAATCTGGCTTTAGAGTGTGTTAGGAAGCCATGTCCTTGTACCACATGTGTTTCAAGATAGATTGACCAGATGTTGTCTGTTGGTTGTTGATTGTGTAATCCATTGCTTTACAATCTTTTCATTTCAAGAGCCACTTGTCAAGTATCACGAGTAATGGAGGTTGAACGCCCTGTGTTAGAATGATCCATCAGTAAATACCAATCAGGTGTGTATCAATGAATAACAGTTATGATTATGAAAGATTAAGCCACACTGGGAAGTCTTGATGGCTGTGTACAGGTTCCACCATCCCAGGCCACATCTTGCATAAGGCTGGTGTAGGATCTGATATGTATTTTGTGTACTGCGCACCACAGACATAAAAAATTAATGTTAGTTTCTTTCTTGCCATTACATTCATGTCCTCTGTTTCAACATTCATCACTATGTGCCCTTTGACTATCTTGTTCACTCTTATAGGCATTACATAGGATTACTTTTagcttattgttcttcttctcagCATTACTCCTCGAGCCAGCAAGCAGACCACCCTCACTGTGCGCAACCTGTCCTCGGAGCTGAATGTGTGTGAGGGACGCAAGGAGCAAGAAGAACCTTCCGTATGTTCCTCAAGTATTATCAGACCTGCCGAAaatcctattcctcttccttcgtctgataaagaagatgaggaacttcaggtaaggaaaggaagaaagaaatattacatgggaggatatttttgttttgtataggAAATGTACTTCATCAAGTAACTCTCCCAGTACTAGGTTTCCCTTTCATCCATCTCTTGGTCATTTACTTTCTCTGTGGGGCATCATCCAAGTGAGTGGCAACAGTAAAAGCACAAAGCTTACACCtcctaaccctttttttttttttttttttttttttttttttttttttttttttttgtgtgtgtgtgtgtgtgtgtgtgtgtgtgtgtgtgtaagaatttATCCTGTACTAGCACTTCACTCACTAACTTTTACCCAGGTCTGCTTcatgtttccttatttctcccACAAACCATATGTCAGAAATGAGAGTGGCCATGCAGTAGACAATAAAGGTTGGATAGGCCAGCTACACCATCTCTATGATGTGTTTCTCTTTCAGGAAGTGATGCGGCGAAGTATGGATGACGTTGGAGGCAGtagggaagaggatgaaatcCAACAAGCTATTAGACTTTCCTTGCAAGATCTTGGTATGAGCTATACTCACGAGAACCAGAACCAAACTAGTGAGGAGCAGGTGAGGATTTTATGGCAATTTTTTagggacatgtttttacatgAGGGAATGCTTTTGAATGCTGCTGTATGCATGTAAACATGTCTTGGAATTGCCCCATTTATGAAAAATGTTTTACTGGTGTATTAATAAGTGCATATTGCACTTGAAAATgtgtttgtaattttttttattttacccttATGCAAATTCAGCATGCATGTTTCATGTATCTTTTCTGAGGTTTCTTGATGCTAT
The window above is part of the Portunus trituberculatus isolate SZX2019 chromosome 38, ASM1759143v1, whole genome shotgun sequence genome. Proteins encoded here:
- the LOC123514517 gene encoding ubiquitin carboxyl-terminal hydrolase 37-like, translated to MEFTPKKRSIPTYNNGRHTPYSSGGQAHYKRLKRINQSGSPRSPYLVSPPQTYSQKRFMTRTERIVSLSTKTANANERLVTPEKKIIRNSPSPQSTKRPFIDVNSVERVKGSYSSRPGDQDADTPQSTKRPYIAVKTDECPSHLSDRDTDIFDGKSKHNDENDPYIFNSSLDCDTYDKRTKRDEKNSIFPKTSAVKSYPNKKKQVDISRPRLLVDVMPDKVEKAYGVNYKSEAEKENVPAQTRELVSSPESAIKRQFIAAKTEECAKVSFPSHTSERDTVTFDGKKKVSDENDPYNFCSSLDSDTSDKRAKPDIDKENSIFPRTSAMKSYPSKKKQVDISRSRLLADISPDKVEKAYGPSFNFEAEKENVPAETTTTGDLLTAPEPATTLPHLIGFPNYGNTCYLNSVVQALFGLSPFVGDLQMVSSQLNLPTTSLSSGLNQVVATRKKGQVPLVKQSLKTVKENLVRVDGSFSGFKMQDANEFLTRVLDTIKDEIDRSHMTTPSPNRSLTSKDEDFDEALFPAIPRCQKLLNRVESNFENEVNIHSKDKSSAINRKDIEQVQVGQRASVGQETSLSELMSSEPEAESEQLHLSVAQAITPSKQCGEHTLPRNPIKDNFEFQLFESYRCLGCNEVEGKKQEYFGLYVNLPEENNESIQDALSTCMGEDERDLKCEKCGHNRSSVMTSITRLPRILIVQLKRYEYKADQGESIKRSWRVPITRWLNLDDYVCDATPPSLWSPQSASITPRASKQTTLTVRNLSSELNVCEGRKEQEEPSVCSSSIIRPAENPIPLPSSDKEDEELQEVMRRSMDDVGGSREEDEIQQAIRLSLQDLGMSYTHENQNQTSEEQVKEDEIPTQQSEEEEVSSHQHAFRLMSVISHFGCTTNTGHYVADVYNCEEKSWFHYDDEAVSKIPESVVLAEGRQKNGYIFFYVHKDIFQEIERKASLHR